The following are encoded in a window of Telmatobacter sp. DSM 110680 genomic DNA:
- a CDS encoding helix-turn-helix transcriptional regulator produces the protein MLIETKEPIPHITNSNSTEVAMKERWIYPNLKLRVYTTGMRQNRLAKLVGIDEAYLSRIINGVRVPGKQMQAQIAQVLGCEAEWLFQQSSIEIPSHLIGIEQKQESAGSQA, from the coding sequence GTGCTGATCGAGACGAAAGAACCGATTCCCCACATCACGAATAGCAACTCAACCGAGGTTGCCATGAAAGAGCGCTGGATTTATCCCAACCTCAAACTACGGGTTTACACGACCGGAATGCGGCAGAATCGCCTGGCCAAGCTGGTTGGCATCGATGAAGCCTATCTCAGCCGGATCATCAATGGAGTCCGCGTCCCGGGCAAACAGATGCAGGCGCAGATCGCCCAGGTGCTCGGCTGCGAAGCCGAATGGCTATTTCAGCAGAGTTCCATTGAAATACCGTCACACTTAATCGGAATCGAACAGAAGCAGGAATCTGCGGGATCTCAAGCGTAA
- a CDS encoding ferritin-like domain-containing protein, producing the protein MSVDTIEKLFIAELKDLYSAENQITKALPKMVKAAMSADLKKAFESHLRETEGQIERLVEICNILGTTPKGKSCAGMKGVLSEGSEMLQEVEEGDVRDAALISAAQRVEHLEMAAYGTVRTYAQLLGQPQVAKLLDETFEEEKAADQKLTSISQKVNAQAKQNA; encoded by the coding sequence ATGAGCGTTGATACGATCGAGAAATTATTTATAGCCGAGTTGAAGGATTTGTACTCAGCTGAGAATCAGATCACCAAGGCACTTCCAAAGATGGTTAAAGCTGCGATGTCCGCAGACCTGAAGAAGGCGTTTGAGAGCCATTTGCGCGAAACGGAAGGACAAATTGAGCGTCTTGTGGAGATTTGCAACATCCTTGGGACCACTCCCAAGGGCAAGTCTTGTGCGGGCATGAAGGGAGTACTGAGCGAAGGCTCCGAAATGCTGCAGGAGGTGGAAGAAGGCGACGTGAGAGACGCCGCCCTGATCTCGGCCGCCCAACGTGTGGAGCACCTCGAGATGGCGGCGTACGGCACAGTTCGTACTTATGCCCAGTTGCTCGGTCAACCACAGGTGGCAAAGCTATTGGACGAGACATTCGAAGAGGAAAAAGCTGCGGACCAAAAGCTCACCTCCATCTCGCAGAAGGTCAACGCCCAGGCCAAGCAAAACGCCTGA
- a CDS encoding ATP-grasp domain-containing protein, whose product MITQPLDSPTFGDSATVATRRKNVGALVVGGDHPGLGIARSLGRRGIPVYVLDDKYCISRFSRYVTRVVKVDDLLDERKTVDAVLEVGRRFDLRDWVLFPTRDENVAAFSRYRDEVAQFFRVTTGEWQSVEWAWDKKKTYELAEKLDIPVPQTFSVNSAEELSSLYSRLPLAIKPAIKENFFYATGAKAWRANTREELHQYYEKAAHQIKPDEILIQEIIPGDGREQFSYCAFFQQGKATSTLTARRARQHPREFGRASSYVETVDLPAIEELSERFLKAINFHGLVEIEFKRDPRDGRYKLLDVNARTWGFHWLGSACGVDFPYLAFADQLGWNVEQTRAAAGIGWLRLLTDVPTAVSDIAHGSLSVGAYLRSLRATRVDAVFSWSDPLPFMAEVMLLPYIVAKKYPITAKRV is encoded by the coding sequence GTGATCACCCAGCCATTGGATTCTCCGACTTTTGGCGACTCTGCAACGGTCGCGACAAGAAGGAAAAACGTCGGCGCCCTAGTGGTCGGGGGCGATCACCCGGGATTGGGGATTGCACGAAGCCTCGGGCGGCGTGGAATTCCCGTCTATGTTCTGGACGACAAGTATTGCATCTCGCGGTTTTCAAGATACGTGACGCGTGTCGTCAAAGTTGACGATCTTCTCGACGAGCGGAAGACCGTTGACGCTGTGCTCGAAGTTGGAAGGCGGTTTGACCTTCGCGACTGGGTTCTGTTTCCGACGCGTGATGAAAACGTTGCTGCATTCTCGCGTTATCGGGATGAAGTCGCGCAGTTTTTCAGAGTGACGACCGGAGAATGGCAGAGCGTTGAATGGGCTTGGGACAAGAAGAAAACATATGAGTTGGCAGAGAAGCTCGACATCCCGGTTCCCCAAACGTTCAGCGTAAACAGTGCAGAGGAACTTTCGTCTCTCTACTCGAGGCTACCCTTGGCCATTAAGCCCGCGATCAAGGAGAACTTCTTCTACGCGACGGGAGCAAAAGCCTGGCGAGCCAATACCCGCGAAGAACTTCATCAGTACTATGAAAAAGCTGCGCACCAGATCAAGCCGGACGAAATCTTGATTCAGGAGATCATCCCCGGGGATGGCCGGGAGCAGTTTTCGTATTGCGCATTCTTCCAACAAGGAAAGGCGACTAGCACTCTAACAGCACGCCGCGCGCGACAGCATCCACGTGAATTTGGACGCGCTTCCAGCTATGTCGAGACCGTAGATTTGCCGGCGATCGAAGAGCTTTCCGAGCGCTTCTTGAAGGCGATCAACTTTCATGGTCTAGTCGAGATTGAATTCAAGCGGGATCCGCGAGATGGTAGATACAAGTTGTTGGATGTGAACGCCAGAACATGGGGTTTCCACTGGCTTGGGTCCGCATGCGGAGTTGATTTTCCTTACCTCGCGTTTGCTGACCAGCTAGGTTGGAATGTTGAGCAGACTCGTGCTGCAGCGGGAATCGGATGGCTTCGCCTCCTTACCGACGTACCAACAGCCGTCTCCGACATTGCGCATGGCAGCCTGAGCGTCGGCGCATATCTGCGGTCTCTTCGTGCCACACGAGTAGATGCTGTGTTCAGTTGGAGCGACCCACTTCCATTCATGGCTGAAGTGATGCTTCTTCCCTATATTGTCGCGAAGAAGTATCCAATCACCGCCAAGCGAGTTTAG
- a CDS encoding 4-hydroxy-3-methylbut-2-enyl diphosphate reductase, which produces MTTTALDSIPNRASSESSSDQKRVLLLKPRGFCAGVVRAIDIVKIALETFGAPIYVRREIVHNRYVVNELAEKGAIFVHEIDDVPDGQRVIYSAHGVSPAVRELSKGRGLKVIDATCPLVTKVHIEAVKFAKQGYSLVLIGHRDHDEIEGTLGEAPEVTQVVSNVAEVAALEVPDPNRVAYLTQTTLSLDEARDIIHALKEKFPNIAGPHSQDICYATENRQVAVRNVAHNADLVLVVGSTNSSNSNRLVEVSRNLGTIGYLIDNSQAIDPKWLEGVTTVAVTAGASAPEVLVEDVVNYLRQNGYSNVEEVEVMPENVRFGLPPEIVQAIGVPGGAQSVSVR; this is translated from the coding sequence GTGACTACAACTGCGCTTGATTCAATCCCCAATCGCGCCTCCAGTGAGAGTTCTTCCGATCAGAAGCGGGTACTTCTGCTGAAACCGCGCGGCTTCTGCGCGGGCGTCGTTCGTGCCATCGACATCGTCAAAATTGCGCTGGAAACTTTCGGTGCTCCGATTTACGTGCGCCGCGAAATCGTCCACAACCGCTATGTTGTGAATGAGTTGGCGGAGAAGGGCGCGATTTTTGTCCACGAGATTGACGACGTGCCAGACGGTCAGCGTGTGATTTACTCTGCGCACGGTGTCTCCCCAGCCGTACGCGAGTTGAGCAAGGGGCGTGGCCTGAAGGTGATTGACGCCACCTGCCCGCTGGTCACAAAAGTCCATATCGAGGCGGTCAAGTTTGCCAAACAGGGCTATTCCCTGGTGCTGATTGGACATCGAGATCATGATGAGATTGAGGGCACGCTTGGCGAAGCCCCCGAGGTCACGCAAGTAGTTTCGAATGTGGCGGAAGTGGCAGCTCTCGAGGTGCCGGACCCGAATCGGGTTGCCTACTTGACTCAGACCACGCTCTCGCTGGACGAGGCGCGCGACATTATTCATGCGCTAAAAGAGAAGTTCCCGAATATCGCAGGTCCACACTCGCAGGACATTTGCTACGCGACTGAGAATCGGCAGGTAGCAGTGCGCAATGTGGCACACAATGCGGATCTCGTCTTGGTGGTGGGTTCGACAAACAGTTCCAACTCCAACCGCCTGGTTGAAGTTTCCCGTAACCTTGGAACCATCGGGTATCTGATTGATAACTCCCAGGCAATTGACCCCAAGTGGCTTGAGGGCGTGACCACAGTAGCGGTCACCGCGGGCGCTTCGGCTCCTGAGGTGCTCGTCGAGGACGTCGTCAATTATTTGCGTCAAAACGGCTATTCCAACGTCGAAGAAGTTGAGGTAATGCCTGAAAATGTACGCTTTGGGCTACCTCCTGAGATCGTTCAGGCAATTGGAGTTCCGGGTGGCGCGCAGTCGGTTTCGGTACGCTGA
- a CDS encoding nucleotidyltransferase family protein gives MRVVDRDTANLLRAVVRKSAAGCDHTIPELARKISCWEEVIEAARQHGILPGLFSALAANQTGVDSKALELARSEFDRNAFHCFANAAELLEVLRLFERSEIAAIPFKGVVLGASAYGDMTARTAGDLDILIRYRDLLPAAQLMKERGYELKTDVLEDGSPAKKDYFEYHFERPDDGMVLELRWRLELTQPRYRHDIGLDWVWPRRRMTRLAGADVLNFDAASCLLMLCMHGSKHVWSRLVWICDVARLLESEPRLDWDFVRQEAKRVGLTRCVALGVLLAREISGAEVPTEVLRRFEGDRRARKLAEFLGKHVAENPGMKPDGLVPYFIQLLGFWQTVAVMLSPKFLQPTARDRSVVKLPKALASLYYLIRPVRLLLDRKGR, from the coding sequence ATGAGGGTTGTAGATCGCGACACAGCTAACCTACTTCGAGCGGTTGTGCGGAAGAGTGCGGCGGGCTGCGACCATACAATCCCGGAGTTGGCAAGGAAGATCTCATGCTGGGAAGAGGTGATCGAGGCTGCACGACAGCATGGCATCTTGCCGGGCCTATTCTCCGCGCTCGCAGCGAATCAAACCGGTGTCGATTCAAAGGCCCTGGAACTTGCGCGATCGGAGTTCGATCGAAATGCGTTCCACTGCTTCGCAAATGCAGCTGAGCTGCTGGAAGTGCTGAGGTTATTCGAAAGATCAGAAATCGCAGCAATTCCCTTCAAGGGCGTAGTGCTGGGTGCGTCCGCCTACGGAGACATGACCGCCCGTACTGCAGGCGACCTTGACATTCTGATCCGGTATCGCGATTTGCTGCCGGCTGCGCAACTTATGAAGGAGCGAGGCTATGAACTTAAGACAGATGTCCTGGAAGATGGATCACCGGCAAAGAAGGACTACTTCGAATACCACTTCGAGCGTCCTGATGATGGGATGGTGCTGGAGTTGCGCTGGAGGTTGGAACTGACGCAGCCGCGCTATCGGCACGACATCGGTCTCGACTGGGTATGGCCGCGCCGAAGAATGACGAGACTGGCGGGCGCCGACGTATTGAATTTCGACGCAGCTTCGTGCCTGCTAATGCTTTGCATGCACGGAAGCAAGCACGTGTGGTCAAGACTTGTATGGATTTGCGACGTCGCGAGGCTGCTGGAAAGTGAGCCGCGGCTGGATTGGGATTTTGTGCGGCAGGAAGCAAAGCGCGTGGGACTGACTCGCTGCGTTGCCCTCGGGGTTCTATTGGCCAGGGAGATTTCCGGCGCTGAGGTGCCCACCGAAGTGTTGCGGAGATTTGAAGGGGATCGAAGGGCGCGGAAACTTGCGGAGTTTCTGGGAAAACACGTTGCGGAGAATCCCGGCATGAAGCCGGACGGACTGGTGCCCTACTTTATTCAACTCCTGGGGTTTTGGCAAACCGTCGCTGTTATGTTATCGCCCAAATTCCTGCAGCCCACAGCCCGAGATCGCTCGGTCGTGAAGCTCCCCAAAGCACTGGCATCGCTTTATTACCTTATTCGCCCAGTTCGCCTACTTTTGGACCGGAAAGGTCGATAA
- a CDS encoding fibronectin type III domain-containing protein — protein MSTTQSATLTATADGVSQTEVFQLDGSGPTGSVQHHVQLSWNAPSSTPVALAGYRVYRMQAGGSSYQLLNSSIDVNTSYTDTAVQSGQTYDYVVKSVDDAGVESNPSNITSVTIP, from the coding sequence GTGAGCACCACGCAATCGGCAACGTTGACTGCGACAGCGGATGGGGTATCGCAAACCGAAGTGTTTCAACTGGACGGGTCAGGCCCGACTGGTTCAGTACAGCATCATGTGCAGTTGAGTTGGAACGCGCCGAGTTCCACACCGGTTGCGCTAGCAGGGTATCGCGTGTATCGCATGCAGGCAGGTGGGTCTAGCTATCAACTGCTGAACTCTTCTATCGACGTCAATACAAGCTACACTGACACCGCTGTCCAGAGTGGACAAACGTACGACTACGTCGTCAAGAGTGTCGATGATGCAGGTGTTGAAAGCAATCCGTCGAATATCACCAGCGTCACTATCCCATAG
- a CDS encoding PqqD family protein produces MQVERISSEDLVVNSMPDGSRVIRNVKDETVFALNATAGAAWDACSSATTISGVAEEMRRSFDSKVTDEIAEASIVELRDKKLINISGSGFKATRRQVLAGLSAVALPLVVSLTVGEQKAHAQNAQSNDENWQRPHASVPKSHKKDGF; encoded by the coding sequence ATGCAAGTTGAGCGCATCAGCTCTGAAGATTTGGTTGTCAACTCCATGCCTGATGGTTCTCGGGTCATCCGCAATGTGAAGGACGAAACCGTATTCGCCCTGAACGCAACGGCCGGCGCTGCGTGGGACGCATGCTCCTCTGCTACTACTATCTCTGGCGTTGCTGAAGAAATGAGGCGCTCGTTCGATTCCAAGGTCACTGATGAAATCGCCGAAGCCTCTATCGTTGAACTGCGGGATAAGAAACTCATCAATATCTCGGGTTCGGGATTCAAGGCCACTCGTCGTCAGGTGCTGGCCGGGCTAAGCGCCGTTGCGCTGCCGCTCGTCGTTTCACTCACCGTTGGCGAGCAAAAGGCGCACGCTCAGAACGCGCAATCGAATGACGAAAACTGGCAAAGACCGCACGCCAGCGTTCCCAAATCACATAAAAAAGACGGATTCTGA
- a CDS encoding choice-of-anchor D domain-containing protein yields the protein MALTLGLSGCGADTKPFSSSAPSLVVSPATVDFGDVSVGQPTFRYVAISNSGTSSLEIAQLTTTSSNFVVEGGALPTTLEPSRSITVKVSYDPGTATDSVGQLSVNAMTSTKLNVTGAVKLHGKGSNSSSASLTGLSCASSSMIAAGSDSCNVTLSAPAPSGGLTVNLASSSSVVSVPTSVSVPSGATSTSFTANVSSVSTSQTVKLTATEGSVTKTTSINLTGPASQLAPSISAFACGSSSFTGAGTTSCTVSLTSPAPSSGLTVTLVSNDSAVTLPGSLTVSSGASSASLTAQVKSVSTSQTATISASANGTSQSYAMQLNAAVPALSLSATSLSFGNVTVGTAVTKSVTATSSGTVALTVNSDSISGTGFSVSGGTFPATLNPGQAMVLTVQFDPTTASASTGQLTISSNAATANVSLGGTGTTTTPTVSALSCTNNSITGSLADGCTVNLSGPAPTGGLSVSLASNNSSVTVPGSVAVPAGASTATFTANVASVSTAQTATLTANENGSSQSFALQLNAATPALTLSATSLSFGNVAVGTAVTKSVTITSSGTVAVTINSDSISGSGFSVSGGSFPATLNPGQAAVVTVQFDPTTASASTGQLTISSNAPNTTVSLSGTGTTITPTVSALACSSTSITGSLADNCTVSLSGSAPTGGVSVSITSSGSAVTVPVSITVPATATSASFTANVSAVTSAQTITLTAASGSTSQSASLQLNAATPALSLNATSIAFGPIVINNATTQTVTMTSTGTAPVTVNAVTVTGSGFTVTPVSLPATLNPGQTMNITMTFDPTATGPATGQLTVSSNSSANSTATVALSGTGNPHQVLLNWGAPSGTSDPIAGYNIYRALGGTTSFAVVNSMDVLTAFTDSNVQSGQSYEYYVTSVDSTGVESTPSNTTTVTVP from the coding sequence TTGGCACTCACTCTTGGTCTTTCAGGATGTGGCGCGGACACCAAGCCGTTTTCATCAAGCGCGCCATCGCTGGTTGTCAGTCCGGCGACCGTCGATTTCGGGGACGTGAGCGTGGGTCAGCCGACATTCCGGTATGTGGCAATCTCAAATTCAGGCACGTCTTCATTGGAGATCGCACAACTGACCACCACGAGCAGCAACTTTGTGGTGGAGGGAGGTGCACTGCCTACGACCCTTGAGCCCAGTCGCAGCATCACCGTGAAGGTCAGCTACGATCCCGGAACCGCTACGGATTCGGTAGGTCAACTTAGCGTCAACGCGATGACCAGCACAAAGCTCAACGTAACGGGGGCGGTGAAATTACACGGCAAAGGATCTAATTCGTCGTCGGCTTCTCTGACGGGACTAAGCTGCGCAAGTTCGTCAATGATCGCAGCGGGCTCAGATTCCTGCAATGTAACCTTGAGCGCACCGGCTCCGAGCGGCGGTCTAACAGTCAACCTGGCGAGTAGCAGCAGCGTTGTGAGCGTTCCGACTTCCGTCTCGGTGCCATCGGGTGCCACGAGTACAAGTTTCACGGCTAACGTCTCAAGTGTAAGCACATCTCAGACGGTAAAGCTGACTGCGACGGAAGGATCAGTTACAAAGACGACTTCGATCAATCTGACCGGACCGGCATCTCAGTTGGCACCTTCGATTAGCGCATTTGCCTGCGGTAGCAGTTCGTTTACAGGTGCGGGAACTACGTCATGCACGGTATCGCTGACTTCGCCAGCGCCCTCCAGCGGCCTGACAGTTACTCTGGTCAGCAATGACAGTGCGGTAACACTTCCTGGCAGCCTGACGGTATCATCTGGTGCTTCGTCGGCGTCGCTGACCGCACAGGTGAAGTCGGTGAGCACTTCACAGACTGCAACAATTTCGGCGAGCGCAAACGGAACATCGCAGAGTTATGCGATGCAGTTGAATGCGGCAGTCCCCGCCTTGAGCCTGAGTGCGACTTCCCTGTCGTTTGGCAACGTTACAGTCGGCACCGCGGTTACAAAGTCAGTGACAGCGACCTCAAGCGGCACGGTTGCGCTCACCGTCAATTCTGACTCAATCTCAGGAACAGGTTTCTCGGTTTCGGGAGGGACTTTTCCTGCCACGCTGAATCCCGGACAGGCGATGGTCCTGACCGTTCAGTTTGATCCCACGACGGCCAGCGCATCCACAGGGCAACTGACCATCTCCAGCAACGCTGCCACCGCCAATGTAAGTCTTGGCGGCACGGGCACAACGACGACTCCGACGGTCAGTGCATTGTCCTGTACCAACAATTCGATCACCGGCTCCCTGGCGGATGGGTGCACAGTGAATCTGTCAGGGCCTGCGCCGACGGGTGGCCTCAGCGTGTCACTTGCAAGTAACAACAGCTCAGTAACGGTGCCTGGCAGCGTGGCGGTACCGGCCGGCGCGTCTACGGCGACCTTCACTGCAAACGTCGCATCCGTTAGCACAGCACAGACAGCTACACTCACAGCGAACGAGAATGGTTCGTCGCAGAGCTTTGCATTACAACTGAATGCGGCGACGCCAGCATTAACCCTTTCCGCAACATCCTTGTCGTTTGGCAATGTCGCAGTGGGCACTGCAGTCACGAAGTCAGTGACGATAACCTCGAGCGGCACGGTTGCCGTGACCATCAACTCGGATTCGATTTCGGGTTCGGGTTTTTCAGTGTCGGGAGGAAGCTTCCCTGCCACTTTGAATCCTGGTCAGGCAGCGGTCGTCACGGTGCAGTTTGATCCTACGACCGCCAGTGCATCAACTGGGCAACTGACGATCTCAAGCAATGCTCCCAACACCACTGTGAGTCTCAGTGGTACCGGAACCACGATAACTCCAACCGTGAGCGCGCTTGCCTGCAGCAGCACATCGATCACGGGATCTCTGGCAGACAACTGTACGGTGAGCCTGTCTGGTTCTGCGCCGACCGGTGGCGTGAGCGTTTCCATTACAAGCAGCGGTAGCGCGGTAACAGTGCCAGTATCCATCACGGTGCCGGCTACGGCGACAAGTGCATCGTTCACAGCAAACGTCTCAGCAGTAACCAGCGCGCAAACCATCACATTGACGGCAGCGTCCGGCAGCACATCGCAGTCGGCGTCCTTGCAACTGAATGCGGCAACGCCTGCCTTGAGCCTGAATGCAACCAGCATCGCATTTGGCCCCATCGTGATCAATAACGCTACGACGCAGACGGTGACGATGACTTCAACCGGTACGGCGCCCGTGACGGTTAACGCGGTTACCGTTACGGGAAGTGGCTTCACAGTCACACCGGTGAGCCTGCCCGCCACGTTGAACCCAGGTCAGACGATGAACATCACGATGACATTCGATCCAACCGCGACCGGCCCGGCCACGGGACAGCTGACGGTCAGCAGCAATTCGTCAGCGAATTCAACAGCCACGGTGGCCCTGAGCGGTACGGGGAATCCGCATCAGGTGCTGCTCAACTGGGGCGCTCCGAGCGGAACCTCAGATCCGATCGCGGGATACAACATCTATCGCGCATTGGGTGGGACTACTTCGTTCGCTGTGGTGAACTCCATGGATGTCCTAACCGCATTTACCGACTCCAACGTGCAGAGCGGTCAGAGCTACGAATATTACGTTACGAGTGTGGACTCTACGGGTGTCGAGAGTACACCATCGAACACGACGACCGTGACCGTTCCGTAG